One window of [Limnothrix rosea] IAM M-220 genomic DNA carries:
- the ureE gene encoding urease accessory protein UreE, whose translation MADTAIILTQKTNDANVNIDFTLALTAEQRAKPRQRIELADGKVIHVQLSRNAHLHAQDYLQTEKKDLTVQVLAQAEPVVTVTSGDRLALLKAAYHLGNRHVPLEVNLHYLRFAPDHVLETMLQNLDVEISHEVVPFFPEHGAYGGHHH comes from the coding sequence ATGGCCGACACAGCAATTATTCTGACCCAAAAAACAAACGATGCCAACGTCAATATCGACTTCACCTTAGCCTTGACTGCTGAGCAACGCGCCAAGCCGCGCCAACGTATCGAGTTAGCCGACGGTAAAGTGATCCATGTACAACTGTCTCGCAATGCCCATCTTCATGCCCAAGACTATTTGCAAACCGAAAAAAAAGACCTAACAGTTCAAGTGTTGGCTCAAGCCGAACCCGTGGTCACAGTCACATCAGGCGATCGCCTCGCCCTCCTCAAAGCCGCCTATCACCTCGGTAATCGCCATGTGCCCCTAGAGGTAAATCTTCACTACTTACGATTTGCGCCCGACCACGTCTTAGAAACGATGCTGCAAAACTTAGACGTTGAAATCAGCCACGAAGTCGTACCTTTTTTTCCAGAGCATGGCGCTTATGGCGGTCATCACCACTAA
- a CDS encoding M67 family metallopeptidase, which yields MLHLTALHLEQLHQHALKCYPEECCGLLLGKSLGDSAQVTEIWLTPNSWTPDFLASPPIENNPDPENVVSEASRLNHFAIAPIELLRAQKYARSKASDIVGIYHSHPNHPAVPSEYDRRIAWSQYSYLIMAVVGDQITKTRSWKLSGDRQFLEELVTITH from the coding sequence ATGCTTCACTTGACTGCCCTACACCTAGAGCAACTTCACCAGCACGCTTTAAAGTGTTATCCCGAAGAATGTTGTGGCTTATTATTAGGCAAGAGTTTAGGCGACTCAGCACAGGTGACTGAGATTTGGTTAACCCCAAATAGTTGGACTCCTGATTTTCTGGCATCCCCTCCCATAGAAAATAACCCTGACCCAGAAAATGTCGTCAGTGAAGCTTCTCGTCTAAATCATTTTGCGATCGCCCCCATAGAACTACTGCGAGCCCAAAAGTATGCTCGTTCTAAAGCATCAGATATCGTGGGCATTTACCATTCCCACCCCAATCATCCCGCCGTTCCCTCAGAATATGACCGCCGTATTGCTTGGTCTCAATATTCCTATCTCATCATGGCTGTGGTTGGCGATCAAATCACGAAAACCCGGAGCTGGAAATTGTCCGGCGATCGCCAGTTTCTTGAAGAGTTAGTGACGATTACCCATTAA
- a CDS encoding M48 family metallopeptidase → MAKSQGLLQKRFISVGHLGLWFVCGLMTPYVSFAYEPLGHQSDLQPERPPVDLAKEQLRIGDRLWTSGDKAAARHYYRTAKPAFDEQTTGEILEPTSDVAALSPGGRVYWRNAQEGLEQGLTQKTLISLDLLVAESPHFIPGRIVQIQQLLAADNVEGATAALGNALSGYGRSTELMTYAIEFYHQTEQWLAASLAARQFALLHPEHPQQEEFTALADEYWEEYQSDLRAEIRGNTFANFITGAVGFVLTGSLVGPITALESSVLLLQGEEAVGNRISENIQEVAPMLEDETVLTYVREMGDRLTTFVGQDRFNYEFYVILNEELNAFALPGGKIFLYAGAILAARSEAELAGLLSHEIAHAALSHGFQLVTEGNLTANITSTLPFGRIAGSLIVMNHSREMERQADALGTQILAASPYAADGLYNLTVTLGNDEGRDVPPTWLSTHPGIEERVENIKTQIVGQNYDRYTFEGISRHEEIQGIVRQLMAAEETRLAEDATEREND, encoded by the coding sequence ATGGCTAAGTCACAAGGTTTGTTGCAAAAGCGATTTATTTCGGTCGGTCATCTTGGTTTGTGGTTTGTCTGTGGCCTAATGACACCCTATGTCAGTTTTGCCTATGAACCGCTGGGTCATCAGTCTGATTTGCAGCCGGAACGTCCCCCTGTTGATCTTGCAAAAGAACAGCTACGCATTGGCGATCGCCTATGGACTAGCGGAGATAAAGCAGCCGCCCGGCACTATTACCGCACAGCGAAACCCGCTTTTGATGAACAGACAACGGGAGAAATTCTTGAGCCCACCAGTGATGTAGCAGCCTTATCCCCCGGTGGACGGGTGTATTGGCGTAATGCCCAAGAAGGTTTAGAGCAAGGCCTAACACAAAAAACGCTCATTTCTTTAGACCTGCTAGTGGCCGAATCTCCCCATTTCATTCCCGGACGCATTGTTCAAATTCAACAACTGCTAGCAGCAGACAATGTCGAAGGGGCAACGGCAGCCCTCGGTAATGCATTAAGCGGCTATGGTCGTTCCACCGAGTTGATGACCTATGCCATTGAGTTTTATCACCAAACGGAACAATGGCTAGCGGCTTCCCTGGCGGCGCGTCAGTTTGCCCTGTTACATCCGGAACACCCCCAACAGGAAGAGTTTACGGCTCTCGCAGATGAGTATTGGGAAGAATATCAGTCAGATTTACGGGCAGAGATTCGCGGTAATACCTTTGCAAATTTCATTACTGGGGCGGTCGGTTTCGTCCTAACGGGGAGTCTTGTCGGCCCCATTACAGCCCTTGAGAGTTCTGTCCTGTTGCTCCAGGGGGAGGAAGCTGTTGGTAATCGGATTAGTGAAAATATTCAGGAGGTTGCGCCGATGCTTGAGGATGAGACGGTGCTAACCTATGTCCGAGAAATGGGCGATCGCCTCACGACTTTCGTGGGTCAAGATCGATTTAACTACGAATTTTATGTGATTCTCAATGAAGAACTTAACGCTTTTGCCCTACCCGGCGGCAAGATTTTCCTTTATGCTGGCGCGATCCTTGCGGCACGTTCCGAGGCTGAATTAGCAGGGTTATTGTCCCATGAGATCGCCCATGCGGCTTTATCCCATGGATTTCAGTTAGTCACAGAAGGTAATTTAACCGCAAATATTACAAGCACTTTACCCTTTGGGCGCATTGCTGGCAGCCTAATTGTTATGAACCATAGTCGCGAGATGGAGCGGCAAGCTGATGCCCTAGGCACACAAATTTTAGCCGCTAGTCCCTACGCTGCCGATGGTTTGTACAACTTAACGGTGACATTGGGTAATGACGAAGGGCGGGATGTGCCACCAACATGGCTATCCACTCATCCGGGCATTGAGGAGCGAGTCGAAAATATTAAAACTCAAATTGTGGGTCAAAATTATGACCGCTACACTTTTGAAGGAATCAGTCGCCATGAAGAAATTCAAGGAATTGTTCGGCAACTGATGGCGGCAGAGGAAACTAGACTCGCGGAAGACGCTACTGAACGGGAAAACGATTGA
- the tig gene encoding trigger factor, translating to MKVTQEKLPASQIGLEIEVPADKTQKAYDNAVNKLARTVNLPGFRKGKVPKQILIQRLGSGRIKATVLEELIDESLKAAIEQEKIEALGNYQLTSSFEELIANYTPGSTFTFKASVDVPASVTLGTYKGLSFKAEQTDYDPAQLEEFIEKKRTEAATLVPVEDRGAQMGDVAIADYEGRYVNDAGEEEGDIIPGTQAEDFSIEMEEGRFVPGFIEGFIGMKPEETKKFVVTFPEEYGNEEMAGKAVSFTATLKELKERELPELDDEFASEITDEEFETLDAWKASLEEQFKENAEITTKNSVRQQMLTLLSENNEVDLPEVSVNEEITAVLTQQMMEFSRMGIDVNRIFTKDMIPQLRENARPEAEQRLGNSLILTEIAKVEKIEADEEKFNTRLEEAKAEFEQEYDEERLKEAITEELVMEATLDWLQEQSDIEFVPAGTLEPEAEDEEESTSEEE from the coding sequence ATGAAAGTTACTCAGGAAAAGCTTCCTGCCAGTCAAATTGGGTTAGAAATTGAAGTCCCTGCTGACAAAACCCAGAAAGCTTATGACAACGCAGTAAATAAGCTTGCCCGCACCGTAAATTTGCCGGGCTTCCGTAAAGGAAAAGTGCCCAAACAAATTTTGATTCAACGTCTAGGTTCGGGTCGGATCAAAGCAACGGTGCTTGAAGAACTCATTGACGAGAGTTTAAAGGCGGCAATTGAGCAAGAGAAAATTGAGGCTTTAGGAAACTACCAGCTGACATCTTCTTTTGAAGAACTCATCGCCAATTACACACCCGGCTCCACCTTCACCTTTAAGGCTTCTGTTGACGTTCCTGCTAGCGTCACCCTTGGTACCTATAAGGGTTTGTCCTTTAAAGCCGAGCAAACGGATTATGACCCTGCCCAGCTGGAAGAATTTATTGAGAAAAAGCGCACTGAGGCAGCAACTCTTGTCCCTGTAGAAGACCGTGGCGCACAAATGGGAGATGTGGCGATCGCCGACTACGAAGGCCGCTATGTTAACGACGCTGGCGAAGAGGAAGGCGACATTATCCCCGGAACCCAAGCAGAAGACTTTTCCATTGAAATGGAAGAGGGTCGTTTCGTGCCCGGCTTTATCGAAGGTTTCATTGGCATGAAGCCCGAAGAAACCAAAAAATTTGTTGTTACTTTCCCCGAAGAGTACGGCAATGAAGAAATGGCCGGCAAAGCAGTTTCTTTTACCGCCACCCTCAAGGAGCTAAAAGAACGGGAACTCCCAGAATTAGACGATGAGTTCGCCTCTGAAATTACAGACGAAGAATTTGAAACCCTCGATGCTTGGAAAGCCAGCCTCGAAGAGCAATTCAAAGAAAATGCGGAAATCACAACCAAAAATAGCGTGCGCCAGCAAATGCTTACGCTCCTCAGTGAAAATAATGAGGTAGATCTACCCGAAGTTAGCGTCAATGAAGAAATCACAGCTGTATTAACCCAGCAAATGATGGAATTTAGCCGCATGGGCATTGACGTTAATCGTATTTTTACAAAGGATATGATTCCGCAGCTACGGGAAAATGCACGCCCTGAAGCAGAGCAACGTCTCGGTAATTCTTTAATCCTCACAGAAATTGCGAAGGTCGAAAAGATCGAAGCCGACGAGGAAAAGTTCAATACTCGTCTTGAGGAAGCGAAAGCTGAGTTTGAACAAGAATATGATGAAGAGCGCCTGAAGGAAGCCATTACAGAAGAGCTTGTTATGGAAGCAACCCTCGACTGGCTCCAAGAGCAATCTGACATCGAGTTTGTTCCGGCTGGTACCCTAGAGCCTGAAGCTGAGGACGAGGAGGAATCCACTTCTGAAGAAGAGTAA
- the purD gene encoding phosphoribosylamine--glycine ligase, with product MNVLVVGSGGREHAIAWKLLQSPNVKTVICAPGNGGTATLKHCQNVAIAVDDFTGIAQACTDHKADFVVVGPEVPLAMGLADFLAERSIPVFGPKKAGAMIEASKAWAKALMDEAGVPTAASGTFTDPQAAKDYIQKQGAPIVVKADSLAAGKGVIVADSLGEAIAAVDKLWEQGYDTLVVEEFLLGQEVSVLALCDGKTIRPLLPSQDHKQIGEGDTGENTGGMGVYAPTPLAPPEVMAQVQTEVLEATLKTLQARSIDYRGILYAGLMISPEGVVKVLEFNCRFGDPETQAVLPLLETPLDEVLLACINQTLNDLPPLQWYDGSAVCVVAASAGYPGPYDKGKAITGLKEAESLKATIFHAGTKLEGETLVTNGGRVLGVTCLGKTFDEAIANVYDAMPSIKFDGIYYRRDIGHRLKKA from the coding sequence ATGAATGTATTAGTGGTAGGTAGTGGTGGAAGAGAACATGCGATCGCCTGGAAACTTCTCCAGTCACCCAACGTAAAGACGGTTATTTGTGCGCCGGGGAATGGCGGCACTGCCACGCTGAAGCATTGCCAAAATGTGGCGATCGCCGTCGATGATTTTACCGGAATCGCGCAAGCCTGTACTGATCACAAAGCTGATTTTGTTGTTGTGGGGCCAGAGGTTCCCCTCGCCATGGGCTTGGCTGATTTTCTCGCGGAGCGCTCGATTCCGGTTTTTGGCCCGAAAAAAGCAGGGGCGATGATTGAAGCGAGTAAGGCCTGGGCGAAGGCGCTGATGGATGAAGCAGGTGTTCCCACCGCAGCATCGGGCACATTCACCGATCCCCAAGCAGCCAAAGATTATATCCAGAAACAAGGTGCTCCCATTGTCGTCAAGGCCGATAGTCTTGCCGCCGGTAAAGGGGTGATCGTAGCCGACAGTCTAGGGGAGGCGATCGCCGCCGTCGATAAACTTTGGGAACAAGGCTATGACACCCTTGTGGTGGAAGAATTTCTCCTTGGCCAAGAAGTTTCAGTACTAGCACTCTGCGATGGCAAAACCATCCGACCTCTCCTACCCTCCCAAGACCACAAACAAATTGGCGAAGGAGATACCGGCGAAAATACTGGCGGCATGGGCGTTTACGCCCCGACTCCCCTCGCACCACCTGAGGTGATGGCACAAGTGCAAACCGAAGTACTTGAGGCCACCTTAAAAACCCTCCAAGCCCGGAGCATTGACTATCGCGGCATTCTTTACGCGGGCTTAATGATTAGCCCTGAAGGGGTTGTCAAGGTACTCGAATTTAACTGTCGCTTTGGAGATCCAGAAACCCAAGCTGTCCTCCCCCTCCTTGAAACCCCCCTCGATGAAGTTCTCTTAGCTTGTATCAACCAAACCCTCAATGACCTGCCCCCGCTCCAGTGGTATGACGGTAGTGCCGTCTGTGTCGTTGCGGCCTCGGCTGGTTATCCTGGCCCCTACGACAAAGGCAAAGCCATCACAGGTTTAAAAGAAGCAGAAAGTCTTAAGGCGACAATCTTCCATGCTGGGACAAAATTAGAAGGAGAAACCCTTGTAACGAATGGTGGACGCGTCCTTGGTGTCACCTGCCTTGGTAAAACATTCGATGAGGCGATCGCCAACGTTTACGATGCCATGCCATCCATCAAATTTGACGGTATATACTATCGGCGGGATATCGGACATCGCCTCAAAAAGGCATAG
- the thrC gene encoding threonine synthase, protein MSNQVFPTQPAAQWPGLIEAYRQYLPVTESTPVVTLLEGNTPLIPIPSIAAEIGRDVQVYAKYDGLNPTGSFKDRGMTMAITKAKEAGAEAVICASTGNTSAAAAAYARRAGLRAFVLIPDGYVALGKLAQALLYGAEVIAIEGNFDDALTIVRQMSENYPVTLVNSVNPFRLQGQKTAAFEVVDNLGDAPDWLCIPVGNAGNITAYWMGFCEYHELNKTTKLPKMMGFQASGAAPFIQGSPVKNPETLATAIRIGNPVNWDKAQGVRAASQGEFNAVTDEDIVEAYRKLGSNEGIFCEPASAASVAGLLKVKDQVPAGAKVVCVLTGNGLKDPDSAIAHSLSKGKTGIPAELEAVAKSMGF, encoded by the coding sequence TTGAGCAACCAAGTATTTCCGACACAGCCCGCCGCTCAATGGCCCGGTTTGATTGAAGCCTATCGTCAATATCTGCCCGTTACCGAGAGCACACCAGTTGTGACGCTACTCGAAGGCAATACCCCCCTCATTCCCATTCCAAGTATTGCGGCGGAGATTGGGCGCGATGTTCAAGTTTATGCAAAATATGATGGTCTAAATCCGACCGGTAGCTTTAAAGACCGTGGCATGACCATGGCCATTACGAAAGCGAAGGAAGCTGGGGCGGAAGCGGTGATTTGCGCCAGTACGGGTAATACTTCCGCTGCTGCTGCTGCCTATGCTCGTCGTGCCGGATTGCGGGCTTTTGTCTTAATTCCCGATGGTTATGTTGCCCTAGGCAAATTAGCCCAAGCTCTTCTCTATGGCGCTGAGGTGATTGCCATTGAAGGGAATTTCGATGATGCCCTGACCATTGTGCGTCAAATGTCTGAAAATTACCCTGTGACCCTCGTAAATTCGGTTAATCCCTTCCGTTTACAGGGACAAAAAACAGCAGCTTTTGAAGTTGTCGATAATCTCGGTGATGCTCCTGATTGGCTCTGTATTCCGGTTGGTAACGCGGGGAATATCACTGCCTACTGGATGGGTTTTTGTGAATATCATGAGCTGAATAAAACAACAAAACTACCGAAGATGATGGGTTTCCAAGCATCTGGCGCTGCACCCTTTATCCAAGGTTCGCCTGTGAAGAATCCAGAAACCTTAGCGACAGCGATTCGTATTGGTAACCCGGTGAATTGGGATAAAGCTCAAGGGGTTCGGGCTGCCAGTCAAGGAGAATTTAACGCTGTAACGGACGAAGATATTGTCGAAGCTTACCGCAAGCTGGGGTCTAACGAAGGGATTTTTTGTGAGCCTGCGAGTGCGGCTTCTGTGGCTGGTTTGCTGAAGGTAAAGGATCAAGTGCCTGCTGGGGCAAAGGTTGTTTGTGTTTTGACGGGTAATGGTTTAAAGGATCCTGATTCGGCGATCGCCCATAGCCTTAGTAAAGGCAAAACAGGTATTCCTGCTGAGCTAGAAGCCGTTGCAAAATCCATGGGATTTTAA
- a CDS encoding glycosyltransferase family 4 protein, with product MHIAWLGKKSPFCGNVTYGREITNHLLDRGYQVSFLHFAQQEECDQKWRDCPEVFLPFLYKSQIYTIPSPKSSHVLMGALREFQPDLVHASLTLSPLDFRLPDICRELKIPLVATFHPPFDSKLRNLKSSTQYLTYQLYAPCLANYDQVIVFSEIQKDMLVKLGVPPGTVKIIPNGVDQVKYSPAHSSVDQNISAKRLFVYQGRIAPEKNVEALLKAWRLAKMGDDCKLLIIGDGPLKSSLELLYNEDLGIVWLGFIGDETRRIQILQSADVFVLPSLVEGLSLSLLEGMACGLACVATDAGADGEVLNYGAGIVLDTQGVTGQLKTLLPLLRDQPEFVKLLGRKARERVLERYTLTNNIAQLEGLYRALCSHASFGLPIQPNLQAKMS from the coding sequence ATGCACATCGCTTGGCTTGGTAAAAAATCCCCCTTTTGTGGCAACGTCACCTATGGCAGAGAAATCACAAACCATCTCCTCGACCGGGGCTATCAAGTTAGTTTTTTGCATTTTGCCCAGCAGGAAGAATGTGATCAAAAATGGCGCGACTGTCCAGAAGTATTTTTACCATTCCTCTACAAATCCCAGATTTATACCATCCCAAGCCCTAAATCTAGCCATGTTTTAATGGGAGCGCTGCGGGAATTTCAGCCGGATTTGGTCCATGCCTCCTTGACTTTATCCCCCTTGGATTTTCGCTTACCAGATATTTGTCGCGAATTAAAAATTCCTTTAGTTGCCACATTTCACCCGCCCTTTGACAGCAAGCTCCGTAACCTAAAATCCAGCACCCAGTATCTAACCTACCAACTCTATGCCCCCTGCTTAGCAAATTACGATCAAGTCATCGTTTTTTCTGAAATCCAGAAGGATATGTTAGTTAAATTGGGAGTGCCTCCGGGAACTGTCAAAATAATTCCCAATGGCGTTGATCAAGTTAAATATTCTCCTGCCCATAGCTCTGTAGACCAAAACATTAGTGCTAAGCGGCTATTTGTTTACCAAGGGAGAATTGCGCCCGAAAAGAATGTTGAAGCCCTCCTAAAGGCATGGCGACTCGCCAAAATGGGTGACGATTGTAAGCTCCTCATTATCGGTGATGGCCCCTTAAAGTCCTCTTTAGAACTTCTGTATAACGAAGATTTAGGCATTGTTTGGCTCGGTTTTATTGGTGATGAAACACGACGAATCCAGATATTACAGTCCGCCGATGTGTTTGTTTTACCTTCCCTTGTGGAGGGCTTATCTTTGTCTCTACTAGAGGGGATGGCCTGCGGATTGGCTTGTGTTGCTACGGATGCCGGCGCTGATGGTGAGGTTTTAAATTATGGTGCTGGCATCGTTCTCGATACCCAGGGGGTAACAGGCCAACTTAAAACGTTATTACCTTTGCTACGGGATCAGCCGGAATTCGTAAAATTACTAGGCCGTAAGGCGAGGGAACGTGTGCTTGAACGATATACCTTGACCAATAATATTGCTCAACTGGAGGGACTCTACCGAGCCCTTTGTTCCCATGCTTCATTTGGGTTGCCGATTCAACCTAATTTACAGGCAAAAATGTCCTAG
- a CDS encoding Hpt domain-containing protein translates to MFDDSRLAAEISLDDLMEIVSDDVEVLKDVLKSFLEDAPKLLQEMQNGLLSQDLETIERNAHTLKSNSRLFRAKIFAEQCQALEDNARQSNWSSVTVQVPKLCQNFQVIARVLTAKLEQL, encoded by the coding sequence ATGTTTGATGATTCACGACTAGCTGCCGAAATTAGCCTAGATGACCTCATGGAAATCGTTAGCGACGATGTCGAAGTCCTAAAGGATGTCCTCAAGTCATTTCTGGAGGATGCTCCAAAACTACTTCAGGAGATGCAAAATGGTTTGCTGTCTCAAGATCTAGAGACAATTGAACGTAATGCCCATACACTCAAATCAAATAGTCGTCTTTTTCGGGCAAAAATCTTTGCTGAACAATGCCAAGCTTTGGAAGATAATGCGAGACAGTCGAATTGGTCATCTGTGACAGTTCAAGTGCCAAAACTTTGTCAAAATTTTCAAGTCATTGCACGGGTTCTGACGGCAAAATTAGAACAGCTGTAA
- the nblS gene encoding two-component system sensor histidine kinase NblS, producing the protein MLTLITKLRDIISRWWSEFTLQTKLMAAATLAVSLLMSGFTFWAVNSIQQDAKLNDTRFGSDLGLLLEANVSPLVASGNVNELAGFTRRFYNNTESVRYLIYANVDGDIFYGIPYSEAEIQNSLTISRRITPPEGYDPASHRPISKQHTTPNGEVTDVFVPLHQNDEYLGILVVGINPNATVVASSNLTRDVTLAVFVFIWVMVILGGVFNALTITRPIKELLDGVKNIATGNFQQRIDLPFGGELGELITNFNEMAERLESYQEQNIDELTSEKAKLETLVTTIADGAVLLDTSLKVILVNPTAKRIFEWDDQAIAEGIVLHHLPASVTTQITKPLYQLAAGEDPHSDFAIEHHAIPQDGSENIRGNEFKVTLDDLGSGIDPKTVRILLTEVIDQTKGNVRGIAMTVQDITKEAELNKAKSQFISNVSHELRTPLFNIKSFIETLHEYGEDLSETEKQEFLETANHETDRLTRLVNDVLDLSRLESSRIYNLEAVDIVQPIEQTLRTYQLNARDQEIELSYDVDPDLPQVLGHYDLLLQVLTNLVGNSLKFTKAGGKVIIHAYTLEPSSETIRIEISDTGIGIDPEDQEAIFERFFRVENRVHTLEGTGLGLSIVKNIIDKHNSRIHLISEVGIGTTFWFELSAVKTEFSEPEAGVTLPSDKIDLTVS; encoded by the coding sequence TTGCTAACCCTCATCACCAAACTCCGCGATATCATTTCCCGCTGGTGGTCAGAATTTACCCTTCAGACCAAACTTATGGCGGCAGCAACCCTTGCCGTATCGCTGCTGATGAGCGGGTTTACCTTTTGGGCAGTCAACTCCATCCAGCAGGATGCCAAGCTTAATGACACTCGTTTTGGGAGTGATTTAGGGCTGCTCCTTGAAGCCAATGTTTCACCCCTAGTCGCATCAGGGAACGTTAACGAACTAGCAGGCTTTACAAGGCGGTTTTATAACAACACAGAAAGTGTCCGCTACTTAATTTATGCCAATGTCGATGGCGATATTTTCTATGGCATTCCCTATTCCGAGGCAGAAATTCAAAATAGCCTGACCATTTCCCGCCGTATCACACCGCCAGAAGGTTACGATCCGGCAAGCCATCGACCAATCTCCAAACAGCATACGACTCCCAATGGGGAAGTTACAGATGTTTTTGTACCGCTGCACCAAAATGACGAGTACTTAGGTATTTTGGTGGTCGGCATTAATCCAAACGCCACGGTTGTGGCCTCTTCAAACCTCACCCGCGATGTCACCCTTGCTGTCTTTGTCTTTATTTGGGTGATGGTCATCCTCGGAGGCGTATTTAATGCTTTAACCATTACCCGTCCGATTAAAGAGCTATTGGACGGCGTTAAAAATATTGCCACGGGAAATTTTCAGCAGCGCATTGATCTTCCCTTCGGCGGTGAATTAGGTGAATTAATCACGAATTTTAACGAGATGGCAGAACGTCTCGAAAGTTATCAAGAACAGAATATTGACGAACTAACGTCAGAAAAAGCCAAGCTCGAAACCCTCGTCACAACGATCGCCGACGGTGCAGTGCTCCTTGATACGAGTCTTAAGGTTATTTTGGTTAACCCCACTGCTAAAAGAATTTTCGAATGGGATGATCAGGCGATCGCCGAAGGGATTGTCCTGCACCACTTGCCAGCATCCGTTACCACTCAAATCACCAAGCCCCTCTATCAACTAGCCGCCGGGGAAGATCCCCATTCCGATTTCGCCATCGAGCACCATGCCATTCCCCAAGACGGTTCCGAAAATATTCGAGGCAACGAATTTAAAGTAACCCTCGACGATTTAGGGTCAGGCATTGATCCGAAAACGGTACGGATTTTATTGACCGAAGTGATTGACCAAACAAAAGGCAACGTGCGAGGCATTGCCATGACAGTCCAAGACATCACCAAAGAAGCAGAACTCAACAAAGCCAAAAGTCAGTTCATTAGCAACGTCTCCCACGAACTACGCACCCCTTTATTTAATATCAAATCTTTCATTGAGACCCTCCACGAATACGGCGAAGACCTATCTGAAACTGAAAAGCAAGAATTTCTAGAAACAGCCAATCACGAAACGGATCGCCTCACACGTTTAGTCAATGATGTCCTTGATTTATCTCGCCTCGAATCTTCCCGTATTTACAATTTAGAAGCCGTTGATATTGTGCAACCGATTGAGCAAACCTTGCGTACTTATCAACTCAACGCCCGGGATCAAGAAATCGAATTAAGCTATGACGTTGATCCTGATTTACCCCAAGTTTTAGGACATTACGATTTACTGTTGCAAGTTCTCACCAATTTAGTCGGTAACTCCCTTAAATTCACCAAGGCAGGGGGCAAAGTGATTATCCATGCCTATACCCTTGAACCATCTAGTGAAACTATTAGAATTGAAATTTCTGATACAGGCATTGGCATTGATCCAGAAGACCAAGAGGCTATTTTTGAGCGTTTCTTTAGGGTTGAAAATCGCGTTCATACCCTTGAGGGAACTGGTTTAGGTCTATCGATTGTAAAAAATATTATTGATAAACATAACAGCCGTATTCACCTCATTAGCGAAGTTGGTATTGGTACGACTTTTTGGTTTGAGTTATCGGCGGTAAAAACAGAATTTTCAGAGCCAGAAGCGGGAGTCACCTTACCGTCAGACAAAATTGATTTAACGGTTTCTTGA
- a CDS encoding CAP domain-containing protein, translated as MRPSRLLRLFIPLIIFFGSRIALNQSEPSQTPQQPTPPPVVSAPQPPSPVARAPKPSTEQIETEIHAQINTYRQSRGLEPLTLDYRITEESRKFSAKMASGAAEFSHDGFDERAENLEKKALKYATVGENLALLQGYDDLATTAVEGWIDSPGHHENIIGDYDLTGIGVVKNEEGVYYFTQLFLKRQ; from the coding sequence ATGAGACCATCTCGGCTATTACGGCTTTTTATTCCATTAATCATCTTTTTTGGAAGCCGCATTGCACTAAATCAAAGTGAGCCATCCCAAACGCCCCAACAGCCCACACCACCGCCAGTCGTTTCCGCTCCCCAGCCCCCATCTCCCGTTGCCCGGGCTCCAAAACCTTCGACAGAGCAAATTGAAACAGAAATTCACGCACAAATTAATACCTACCGCCAAAGCCGTGGCTTAGAGCCCCTAACACTGGACTATCGTATTACCGAGGAGTCGCGAAAATTTAGTGCAAAAATGGCCTCTGGAGCCGCAGAATTTTCCCATGATGGATTTGATGAGCGGGCAGAAAATCTTGAAAAAAAAGCTTTAAAATACGCCACCGTGGGTGAAAATCTAGCACTGCTCCAAGGCTACGATGACCTCGCAACGACTGCCGTAGAAGGCTGGATTGACAGTCCCGGTCACCACGAAAATATTATTGGCGATTACGATTTGACCGGTATCGGCGTGGTTAAAAACGAAGAGGGTGTTTACTATTTCACACAGCTTTTCCTGAAGCGCCAGTGA